One Pseudopipra pipra isolate bDixPip1 chromosome 30, bDixPip1.hap1, whole genome shotgun sequence genomic region harbors:
- the ITGA7 gene encoding LOW QUALITY PROTEIN: integrin alpha-7 (The sequence of the model RefSeq protein was modified relative to this genomic sequence to represent the inferred CDS: inserted 3 bases in 3 codons; deleted 2 bases in 2 codons), with amino-acid sequence MLSPIPGWDSRGIPLRGRAGPGPSPLPGTARAPPAGGGAAGPGRGGGGMEGPRGRSRGRGRWLPWVALRLLAVAAFNLDGSSPVLKDGERGSLFGAAVALHRQLSPEPAGWLLVGAPQAQALPSQGANRTGGLFACPLTPELSDCWRVPIDEGVDPQRESKENQWLGVSVKSQGAGGKIVTCAHRYEVRHRVRQPLETRDVIGRCFVLSQDLRVRDELDGGEWKFCEGRPQGHERFGTCQQGLAAAFSPDRRYVLLGAPGTYNWKGTLRVEQLNQSSLDLLRPDAGPFEAGGEKDQDPSLIPVPANSYFGLLFVTNIESAAPDQRVFRTPQPGERVPGAAPDVAHNSYLGFSVDSGAGLTRRGGLSFVTGAPRANHTGAVVILRRDSANRLVPEAVLPGPQLSSAFGHALAVLDLNSDGWMDLVVGAPHFXERQEEIGGAVYVYINPGGLWDAVTPLRLNGTRGSMFGTALSAAGDLNHDGFEDLAXGAPFDGAGKVFIXHGSALGIVARPAQVLDGEAVGVPTFGYSLSGGLDVDGNLYPDLLVGSLSDTVVLYRARPVVHVSRNVSLLPPTIDLEQSNCRHWEGVCVEVRACFSYTASPASYSPRLELEFVLDVDTERRRRGKPPGGRSWAVAPVDPEHQLSGTLELPRQHSRACITPTFQLHDGIRDKLRPIVVTSGLSRSTPAVSPQSLGLPRPPSEPPLSAPPVPPQVHFLRQGCGDDQICQSNLRLHFQFCARAGDSEFLPLPRAEDGTAIFAMSDQKDVALEVLVTNEPSDPAEPQRDGDDAHQAQLTATLPPELPYAALRPDEGGGLGDKPVLCLANQNGSQVECELGNPLKRGAQVRFFLILGTSGITIHTSDLAVELALSTISEQPGLEPVVARARVVLELPLSVTGVAVPPPAVFRGGGAGGESAVRRESQVGSAVSFEVTVSHRGQALKTLGSAFLTLHWPHELPNGKWLLYPLSLELGTPPVPCSPSANPLRLALEPLGQGDPPQASPPRSWWVPAPSERRRNVTLDCARGTARCRPFLCPLPTLERSELRARGRLWNGTFLEEFLDVSSLELIVRAEVSVTSPSKNLVLKDAATQMSVSIHLDPGVAVAGVPWWVVPLAVLLGILLLALLVLGLWKVGFFRRARRAPPAVPQYHAVRIPREQRRHLLEGRTGTIQRQEWAASPAEPPDGRGTPSSA; translated from the exons ATGCTCAGCCCCATCCCGGGGTGGGACTCCCGGGGGATTCCCCtgcgcgggcgggcggggccggggccgagcCCCCTCCCCGGGACAGCCCGGGCTCCTCCCgcgggcggcggagcggcggggccggggcgcggcggcggcgggatgGAGGgtccccggggccgctcccggggccggggccggtgGCTGCCCTGGGTCGCCCTGCGGCTGCTCGCGGTCGCCGCCTTCAACCTGGACGGCAGCAGCCCCGTGCTGAAGGACGGCGAGCGGGGCAGCCTCTTCGGGGCCGCCGTGGCACTGCACCGGCAGCTGAGCCCCGAACCGGCGGGCTG gctgctggtgGGGGCCCCCCAGGCGCAGGCGCTGCCCAGCCAAGGTGCCAACCGGACCGGGGGGCTCTTCGCCTGCCCGCTGACCCCCGAGCTCTCCGACTGCTGGCGGGTGCCCATCGATGAGGGAG TGGACCCGCAGCGGGAGAGCAAAGAGAACCAGTGGCTGGGGGTGAGCGTGAAGAGCCAAGGAGCCGGAGGGAAGATCGTG ACCTGTGCCCACCGGTACGAGGTGCGGCACCGGGTGCGGCAGCCGCTGGAGACGCGGGACGTGATCGGGAGGTGCTTCGTGCTGAGCCAGGACCTGCGGGTGCGGGACGAGCTGGACGGCGGCGAGTGGAAGTTCTGCGAGGGGCGGCCCCAGGGCCACGAGCGCTTTGGCACCTGCCAGCAGGGCCTGGCGGCCGCGTTCAGCCCCGACCGCCGCTACGTCCTGCTCGGGGCCCCCGGCACCTACAACTGGAAGG GGACCCTGCGCGTGGAGCAGCTCAACCAGAGCTCTCTGGACCTGCTGCGCCCGGACGCCGGTCCCTTCGAAGCGGGGGGGGAGAAGGACCAGGACCCCTCGCTCATCCCCGTGCCCGCCAACAGCTACTTCG ggctgctctttGTGACAAACATTGAGAGCGCTGCCCCCGACCAGAGGGTCTTCCGGACCCCCCAGCCCGGCGAGAGGGTCCCCGGCGCCGCCCCAGACGTGGCCCACAATAGCTACCTGG GGTTCTCGGTGGACTCGGGCGCGGGGCTGACGCGCCGGGGGGGGCTGAGCTTTGTCACCGGCGCCCCCCGCGCCAACCACACCGGGGCTGTCGTGATCCTGCGTCGCGACAGCGCCAACCGCCTGGTGCCCGAGGCGGTGCTGCCCGGGCCGCAGCTCAGCTCGGCCTTCGGGCACGCCCTGGCCGTGCTCGACCTCAACAGCGACGG GTGGATGGACCTGGTGGTGGGGGCCCCCCACT TTGAGCGCCAGGAGGAGATCGGGGGGGCTGTTTATGTTTACATCAACCCCGGGGGGCTCTGGGACGCTGTGACCCCCCTGAGGCTCAACGGCACCCGGGGGTCCATGTTTGGCACTGCCCTGAGCGCGGCCGGGGACCTCAACCACGATGGCTTTGAGg ACCTGG GTGGAGCCCCTTTCGACGGCGCCGGCAAAGTGTTCA TACACGGGAGCGCCCTGGGCATCGTGGCCAGGCCGGCCCAG GTCCTGGACGGGGAGGCCGTGGGGGTCCCGACCTTCGGATATTCCCTGTCGGGGGGGCTGGACGTGGATGGCAACCTGTACCCCGACCTGCTGGTGGGGTCCCTGTCCGACACCGTGGTGCTCTACAG GGCCCGCCCGGTGGTCCACGTGTCCCGGAACGTGTCGCTGCTGCCCCCCACCATCGACCTGGAGCAGAGCAACTGCCGCCACTGGGAGGGCGTCTG CGTGGAGGTCCGAGCCTGTTTCAGCTACACGGCCAGTCCTGCGAGCTACAGCCCCCGCCTGG agctggagtTCGTGCTGGACGTGGACACCGAGCGCCGGCGCCGTGGCAAGCCCCCCGGGGGTCGTTCCTGGGCCGTGGCCCCAGTGGACCCCGAGCACCAGCTCTCCGGGACCCTGGAGCTGCCCCGGCAGCACAGCCGGGCCTGCATCACCCCCACCTTCCAGCTGCAC GACGGGATCCGGGACAAGCTGCGGCCCATCGTTGTCACCTCTGGCCTAT CCCGGAGCACGCCCGCAGTGTCCCCCCAATCCCTGGGGTTGCCCCGTCCCCCCTCGGAGCCCCCCCTGAgtgccccccccgtgcccccccaggTGCATTTCCTGCGCCAGGGCTGCGGGGATGAC CAGATCTGCCAGAGCAACCTCCGGCTGCACTTCCAGTTCTGCGCCCGC GCGGGTGACAGCGAgttcctgcccctgcccag GGCCGAGGATGGCACTGCCATCTTCGCCATGAGTGACCAGAAGGACGTGGCCCTGGAGGTCCTGGTGACCAACGAGCCGTCGGACCCGGCGGAGCCGCAGCGGGACGGGGACGACGCCCACCAGGCCCAGCTCACGGCCACTCTCCCCCCGGAGCTGCCCTACGCGGCCCTGCGGCCCGACGagggcggggggctcggg gacaAGCCCGTGCTGTGCCTCGCCAACCAGAACGGCTCCCAGGTGGAGTGTGAGCTGGGGAACCCCCTGAAACGCGGAGCACAG gtgCGGTTCTTCCTCATCCTCGGCACCTCGGGAATAACCATCCACACCTCGGACCTGGCGGTGGAGCTCGCGCTGTCCAC GATCAGCGAACAGCCGGGGCTGGAGCCGGTGGTCGCTCGTGCCCGGGTGGTCCTCGAGCTGCCCCTCTCCGTGACGGG AGTGGCCGTGCCCCCCCCGGCTGTTTTTCGGGGGGGAGGTGCGGGGGGGGAGAGCGCCGTGCGCAGGGAGAGCCAGGTGGGCAGCGCCGTCAGCTTCGAGGTCACG GTGTCCCACAGGGGACAGGCGCTGAAGACTCTGGGCTCTGCCTTCCTCACCCTGCACTGGCCCCACGAGCTGCCCAACGGAAAGTGGCTCCTGTACCCCCTGAGCCTGGAACTGGGCACCCCCCCcgtgccctgcagcccctctgccaaccccctgcgCCTCGCCCTG GAGCCCCTGGGACAGGGTGACCCCCCCCAGGCATCCCCCCCCCGGTCCTGGTGGGTCCCAGCGCCctcagagaggaggaggaacgTGACACTG gactgtgcccGGGGCACTGCCCGCTGCCGCCCGTTCCTGTGCCCGCTGCCCACCCTGGAGCGCTCGGagctgcgggcgcggggccgcctCTGGAACGGCACCTTCCTGGAG GAATTCCTGGATGTCTCCTCGCTGGAGCTGATCGTCCGTGCCGAGGTTTCCGTCACCTCCCCCAGCAAGAACCTGGTGCTCAAGGATGCGGCCACACAG aTGTCGGTGTCCATCCACCTGGACCCGGGGGTGGCGGTGGCGGGGGTCCCGTGGTGGGTGGTCCCGCTGGCGGTGCTGCTCGGGATCCtcctcctggccctgctggtCCTCGGGCTCTGGAAG GTGGGGTTTTTCCGCCGTGCCCGCCGGGCCCCCCCGGCCGTGCCGCAGTACCACGCGGTGAGGATCCCGCGGGAGCAGCGGCGGCACCTCCTCGAGGGCAGGACGGGCACGATCCAGAGGCAGGAATGGGCCGCcagccccgccgagcccccgGACGGACGCGGGACCCCCAGCTCCGCATAG
- the MCRS1 gene encoding microspherule protein 1 isoform X2 encodes MRSLHPEAVAAVQSKVLFSKAEEQLLTRVPSTPQPSLETFQDLLLRHPEVFYPSRTPKALQLHWQLLRQYHLLQDQTVQPLPKGDQVLNFSDAEEMVDDGKLRDVRDEVLEHELTVADRRQKREIRQLEQELHKWQVLVDSITGMSSPDFDSQTLAVLRGRMVRYLMRSREITLGRATKDNQIDVDLALEGPAWKISRKQGVIKLKNNGDFFIANEGRRPIYIDGRPVLGGNKWKLNNNSVVEIASLRFVFLINQDLIALIKAEAAKLAQQ; translated from the exons ATGCGCTCGCTGCACCCCGAGGCCGTGGCCGCCGTGCAGAGCAAGGTCCTGTTCAGCaaagctgaggagcagctgctcaCCAGGGTCCCCTCG accccccagccctccctggagACCTTCCAGGACCTGCTGCTCCGACACCCCGAGGTGTTTTACCCTTCAAGGACCCCCAAggccctgcagctgcactggCAGCTCCTGCGCCAGTACCACCTGCTGCAGGACCAGACAG tgcagcccctgcccaAGGGGGACCAAGTGCTGAACTTCTCGGACGCCGAGGAGATGGTGGATGACGGGAAACTCAG GGATGTGCGGGACGAGGTGCTGGAACACG AGCTGACGGTGGCGGATCGGCGGCAGAAACGGGAGATccggcagctggagcaggagctgcacaagTGGCAGGTGCTGGTGGATTCCATCACAG GGATGAGCTCCCCGGATTTCGACAGCCAGACGCTGGCGGTGCTGCGGGGGCGGATGGTGCGGTACCTGATGCGCTCCCGAGAG ATCACCCTGGGCAGGGCCACCAAGGACAACCAGATCGACGTGGACCTGGCGCTGGAGGGCCCGGCCTGGAAGATCTCCCGCAAAcaag GGGTGATCAAGCTGAAGAACAACGGCGACTTCTTCATCGCCAACGAGGGCCGGCGCCCCATTTACATCGACGGCCGCCCCGTCCTGGGGGGCAACAAGTGGAAGCTCAACAACAACTCTGTGGTcgag ATCGCCAGCCTGCGCTTCGTCTTCCTCATCAACCAGGACCTCATCGCCCTCATCAAGGCCGAGGCGGCCAAGCTGGCCCAGCAgtga
- the SPATS2 gene encoding LOW QUALITY PROTEIN: spermatogenesis-associated serine-rich protein 2 (The sequence of the model RefSeq protein was modified relative to this genomic sequence to represent the inferred CDS: inserted 1 base in 1 codon; deleted 1 base in 1 codon) — translation MSKKQNTKDPSGFIFDVQSNTVMAQGGTFENMKEKIGAVRAIVPNRSNNEIVLVLQHFDNCVDKTVQAFMEGNASEVLKEWTVTGKKKNKKKKPKPKLPSGSSSALPAPGKPVPPGEESREAXEKGGMNGFHVNGCAQDTESVDSLSEGLDGMSMDGREVDAEPGLRNGLSGPDPPRLPIPPPRALPTSHSDPREEAPVSPPAGKWVRTQNLGNVEGLEGSNIEKSVKDLQRCSVSLARYRALLKEEMDTSIRKMKQVFAELQSSLMDREVALLAEMDKVKAEAMEILVGRQRRAEALRKLTDGAARMSEEQLLELRADIKHFVSERKYDEELGRAGRFTCDLEGLKRSITCFGQVSHPKTSYSSRSRCSSGPPGAPPGPPSASPTPSTAGKAPGPPEGALGDTGGGRPRPPREPSQRIRRAEGGPRAPTPRHNGPPEPPNSGTRPGPRNPPTPGPPPAPRGGLPPRRPRKSHPKGVNS, via the exons aTCCATCGGGATTTATCTTTGATGTTCAGTCCAACACTGTGATGGCCCAGGGAGGGACCTTTGAGAACATGAAGGAAAAG ATCGGAGCTGTCCGAGCGATCGTTCCCAACAGGAGCAACAACGAGATCGTCCTGGTCCTGCAGCACTTTGACAACTGTGTGGACAAAACAGTCCAGGCCTTCATGGAAG GGAATGCCAGTGAGGTGCTGAAGGAATGGACTGTGACAGGCAAAAAAAAG aacaaaaagaagaaacccaaacccaaacttcccagtggctccagctctgccctcccagcccctggaaaaCCAGTTCCTCCTGGAGAGGAGAGCCGGGAAG GGGAGAAGGGGGGGATGAACGGATTCCACGTGAACGGCTGCGCCCAGGACACGGAATCCGTGGATTCCCTGAGCGAGGGCCTGGATGGGATGTCGATGGATGGCAGGGAAGTGGATG CAGAGCCCGGCCTAAGGAATGGACTGTCCGGCCCTGACCCCCCAAGGCTCCCCATCCccccccccagggctctgcccacctCCCACTCCGACCCCCGGGAAGAGGCTCCGGTGTCACCCCCGGCAGGAAAATGGGTAAGGACACAAAACCTTGGGAATGTGGAGGGATTGGAGG GGTCGAACATCGAGAAGTCGGTGAAGGACCTGCAGCGCTGCTCCGTGTCCCTGGCGCGGTACCGGGCCCTGCTCAAGGAGGAGATG GACACGTCCATCAGGAAGATGAAGCAGGTCTTTGCTGAGCTCCAGAGCAG CCTCATGGACCGGGAAGTGGCTTTGCTGGCCGAGATGGACAAAGTGAAGGCAGAAGCAA TGGAGATCCTGgtggggaggcagaggagggcgGAGGCCCTGCGGAAACTCACGGACGGGGCTGCGCGGATGTcggaggagcagctgctggagctcagGGCTGACATCAAG CACTTTGTGAGCGAGCGCAAGTACGAcgaggagctgggcagggcgGGCAGGTTCACCTGCGACCTGGAGGGGCTCAAGAGGAGCATCACCTGCTTCGGCCAag TGTCCCACCCCAAGACCAGCTATTCCAGCCGCTCCCGCTGCAGCTCCGGCCCCCCCGgggcccccccgggcccccccagtgcctcccccacccccagcacggCCGGGAaagccccgggaccccccgagggggctctgggggacacgggggggggacggccccggcccccccgaGAG CCTTCCCAGCGGATCCGGAGGGCGGAAGGAGGACCCCGAGCCCCGACCCCGCGGCACAACggcccccccgagccccccaaCAGCGGgacccggcccggcccccgcaACCCTCCGACCCCgggcccccccccagccccccggggGGGGCTCCCCCCACGGAGACCCCGCAAGAGCCACCCCAAGGGAGTGAATTCCTGA
- the MCRS1 gene encoding microspherule protein 1 isoform X3: protein MKPGPSPPRADRDPQEPPQDPPWPRVARRTRSPPGTVPKRRSSSRFIKRKKFDDELVESSLAKSSSRAKGGPEPPPRPGPDPPPGGQEEGQGWVSRAVPPPAAPGPPPGLPKRLKKSKQSPAVPRDLGRWKPADDLLLINAVLQTNDLTSVHLGVKFSCRFTLREIQERWYALLYDPVICKLACQAMRSLHPEAVAAVQSKVLFSKAEEQLLTRVPSTPQPSLETFQDLLLRHPEVFYPSRTPKALQLHWQLLRQYHLLQDQTVQPLPKGDQVLNFSDAEEMVDDGKLRDVRDEVLEHELTVADRRQKREIRQLEQELHKWQVLVDSITGMSSPDFDSQTLAVLRGRMVRYLMRSREITLGRATKDNQIDVDLALEGPAWKISRKQGVIKLKNNGDFFIANEGRRPIYIDGRPVLGGNKWKLNNNSVVEIASLRFVFLINQDLIALIKAEAAKLAQQ from the exons ATGAAGCCCGGGCCGAGTCCCCCACGCGCCGACAG agacccccaggaacccccccaggaccccccatGGCCACGAGTCGCTCGGAGGACGAGGAGTCCCCCGGGGACTGTCCCCAAACGCCGCAGCTCCTCCAG GTTCATCAAGAGGAAGAAGTTCGACGACGAGCTGGTTGAGAGCAGTCTGGCCAAGTCCTCGAGCCGTGCCAAGGGGGGCCCAGAGCCCCCCCCTCGGCCTGGccccgaccccccccccgggggACAGGAGGAAGGTCAGGGCTGG GTGTCGAGGGCAGTGCCCCCCCCCGCggcccccgggcccccccccgGGCTGCCCAAGAGGCTCAAGAAGAGCAAGCAGAGCCCGGCGGTGCCGCGGGACCTGGGCCGCTGGAAACCCGCCGACGACCTGCTGCTCATCAACGCCGTGCTGCAG ACCAACGACCTCACCTCGGTTCACCTGGGGGTGAAGTTCAGCTGCCGCTTCACCCTGAGGGAGATCCAGGAGCGCTGGTACGCGCTGCTCTACGACCCCGTCATCTGCAA ACTGGCCTGCCAGGCCATGCGCTCGCTGCACCCCGAGGCCGTGGCCGCCGTGCAGAGCAAGGTCCTGTTCAGCaaagctgaggagcagctgctcaCCAGGGTCCCCTCG accccccagccctccctggagACCTTCCAGGACCTGCTGCTCCGACACCCCGAGGTGTTTTACCCTTCAAGGACCCCCAAggccctgcagctgcactggCAGCTCCTGCGCCAGTACCACCTGCTGCAGGACCAGACAG tgcagcccctgcccaAGGGGGACCAAGTGCTGAACTTCTCGGACGCCGAGGAGATGGTGGATGACGGGAAACTCAG GGATGTGCGGGACGAGGTGCTGGAACACG AGCTGACGGTGGCGGATCGGCGGCAGAAACGGGAGATccggcagctggagcaggagctgcacaagTGGCAGGTGCTGGTGGATTCCATCACAG GGATGAGCTCCCCGGATTTCGACAGCCAGACGCTGGCGGTGCTGCGGGGGCGGATGGTGCGGTACCTGATGCGCTCCCGAGAG ATCACCCTGGGCAGGGCCACCAAGGACAACCAGATCGACGTGGACCTGGCGCTGGAGGGCCCGGCCTGGAAGATCTCCCGCAAAcaag GGGTGATCAAGCTGAAGAACAACGGCGACTTCTTCATCGCCAACGAGGGCCGGCGCCCCATTTACATCGACGGCCGCCCCGTCCTGGGGGGCAACAAGTGGAAGCTCAACAACAACTCTGTGGTcgag ATCGCCAGCCTGCGCTTCGTCTTCCTCATCAACCAGGACCTCATCGCCCTCATCAAGGCCGAGGCGGCCAAGCTGGCCCAGCAgtga
- the MCRS1 gene encoding microspherule protein 1 isoform X1 produces MLLYDPVICKLACQAMRSLHPEAVAAVQSKVLFSKAEEQLLTRVPSTPQPSLETFQDLLLRHPEVFYPSRTPKALQLHWQLLRQYHLLQDQTVQPLPKGDQVLNFSDAEEMVDDGKLRDVRDEVLEHELTVADRRQKREIRQLEQELHKWQVLVDSITGMSSPDFDSQTLAVLRGRMVRYLMRSREITLGRATKDNQIDVDLALEGPAWKISRKQGVIKLKNNGDFFIANEGRRPIYIDGRPVLGGNKWKLNNNSVVEIASLRFVFLINQDLIALIKAEAAKLAQQ; encoded by the exons ATGCTGCTCTACGACCCCGTCATCTGCAA ACTGGCCTGCCAGGCCATGCGCTCGCTGCACCCCGAGGCCGTGGCCGCCGTGCAGAGCAAGGTCCTGTTCAGCaaagctgaggagcagctgctcaCCAGGGTCCCCTCG accccccagccctccctggagACCTTCCAGGACCTGCTGCTCCGACACCCCGAGGTGTTTTACCCTTCAAGGACCCCCAAggccctgcagctgcactggCAGCTCCTGCGCCAGTACCACCTGCTGCAGGACCAGACAG tgcagcccctgcccaAGGGGGACCAAGTGCTGAACTTCTCGGACGCCGAGGAGATGGTGGATGACGGGAAACTCAG GGATGTGCGGGACGAGGTGCTGGAACACG AGCTGACGGTGGCGGATCGGCGGCAGAAACGGGAGATccggcagctggagcaggagctgcacaagTGGCAGGTGCTGGTGGATTCCATCACAG GGATGAGCTCCCCGGATTTCGACAGCCAGACGCTGGCGGTGCTGCGGGGGCGGATGGTGCGGTACCTGATGCGCTCCCGAGAG ATCACCCTGGGCAGGGCCACCAAGGACAACCAGATCGACGTGGACCTGGCGCTGGAGGGCCCGGCCTGGAAGATCTCCCGCAAAcaag GGGTGATCAAGCTGAAGAACAACGGCGACTTCTTCATCGCCAACGAGGGCCGGCGCCCCATTTACATCGACGGCCGCCCCGTCCTGGGGGGCAACAAGTGGAAGCTCAACAACAACTCTGTGGTcgag ATCGCCAGCCTGCGCTTCGTCTTCCTCATCAACCAGGACCTCATCGCCCTCATCAAGGCCGAGGCGGCCAAGCTGGCCCAGCAgtga